A single genomic interval of Pseudodesulfovibrio sp. S3 harbors:
- a CDS encoding 4Fe-4S dicluster domain-containing protein, with amino-acid sequence MPRKNKGKNKVTIYPDWCKGCGICVAFCPSKVLVMSPEGKAVVEREADCIRCGFCELHCPDFAIVVCDKEFDKATELVKFEDVETEKKKATGKGA; translated from the coding sequence ATGCCCAGAAAAAACAAAGGCAAGAACAAGGTGACCATCTATCCTGATTGGTGCAAGGGGTGCGGTATTTGTGTCGCATTCTGCCCGAGCAAGGTGCTCGTAATGAGTCCTGAAGGAAAGGCGGTTGTGGAGCGGGAAGCGGATTGTATACGGTGCGGATTCTGTGAATTGCACTGTCCTGATTTCGCCATAGTGGTCTGTGACAAGGAATTCGACAAGGCAACCGAGCTTGTCAAATTCGAGGACGTCGAGACGGAGAAAAAGAAAGCAACCGGGAAGGGGGCTTAG
- a CDS encoding 2-oxoacid:acceptor oxidoreductase subunit alpha — translation MPRRKKRTEIFALGNEAVAEGALLAGCTFYGGYPITPSTEVMEIMANRLPKTEGGVFIQLEDEIASMGAVIGASLAGRKAMTATSGPGFSLMQENLGYAIMAETPMVLVNVMRGGPSTGLPTCPAQGDVQQARWGTHGDHPIIVLSASNVQECLDMTITAFNMAEKYRTPVILLLDEVTSHTREKIELPNPGEFEVFSRTVPSMPPEWYKPYEETVRGVPPMPPVGSGYRFHVTGLTHDRNGFPTQRPEEVVELMDRIHRKIDQFFYDIQLVEEIQTEDAEICVIAYGCVARSAELAVHQARQNGVKAGLLKLKTLFPYPRRHTEKVLAHAKTLIVPEMNMGQMSREVKRVTMGNAAVRTINRVDGQIVTPSEILKVIMQG, via the coding sequence ATGCCCAGACGCAAGAAACGCACGGAAATATTCGCGCTCGGCAACGAGGCCGTTGCCGAAGGCGCGTTGTTGGCCGGGTGCACGTTTTACGGCGGGTATCCCATCACCCCGTCCACTGAGGTTATGGAGATCATGGCCAATCGCCTGCCTAAAACCGAAGGCGGCGTGTTCATTCAGCTCGAAGACGAAATCGCCAGCATGGGCGCCGTGATCGGGGCCTCCCTGGCCGGGCGCAAGGCCATGACCGCCACCAGTGGTCCCGGTTTTTCGCTCATGCAGGAAAACCTCGGTTATGCCATCATGGCCGAGACGCCCATGGTGCTGGTCAATGTCATGCGCGGCGGGCCGTCCACCGGATTGCCCACATGTCCTGCGCAGGGCGACGTGCAGCAGGCCCGATGGGGTACCCATGGCGACCATCCCATAATTGTTTTGTCCGCTTCCAATGTTCAGGAGTGCCTGGACATGACCATCACTGCCTTCAATATGGCCGAGAAGTATAGAACTCCGGTCATTCTGCTTCTGGACGAGGTTACGTCCCATACCCGTGAAAAGATCGAATTGCCCAATCCGGGCGAGTTCGAGGTCTTTTCACGGACGGTTCCGAGTATGCCGCCGGAATGGTACAAGCCTTATGAAGAAACCGTGCGCGGGGTGCCGCCCATGCCGCCCGTGGGCTCGGGCTATCGCTTTCATGTCACGGGCCTGACCCATGACCGCAACGGGTTTCCCACCCAGCGCCCCGAAGAAGTGGTGGAACTCATGGACCGTATTCATCGCAAGATCGATCAGTTCTTCTATGATATCCAATTGGTGGAAGAGATTCAGACAGAGGATGCAGAAATTTGTGTCATCGCTTACGGCTGCGTGGCCCGTTCCGCCGAACTGGCTGTGCACCAGGCCCGTCAGAATGGCGTCAAGGCCGGGCTGCTCAAGCTGAAAACCTTGTTCCCGTATCCCCGCAGGCATACCGAAAAGGTATTGGCTCACGCCAAGACGTTGATAGTGCCGGAAATGAACATGGGGCAGATGTCCCGCGAGGTGAAACGCGTGACCATGGGTAATGCCGCAGTCAGGACCATCAATCGCGTGGACGGCCAGATCGTCACTCCCTCGGAAATCCTCAAGGTCATCATGCAGGGGTAG
- a CDS encoding 2-oxoacid:ferredoxin oxidoreductase subunit beta, protein MSKITGNEIIHQYLRHNKKFPHVLCAGCGHGIVLGTLIRSIHSLGIPKDDVVVVAGIGCSGRLAVYVDFNTVHTTHGRALTFATGIKMANPKLNVIALMGDGDALSIGGNHLIHAARRNIGVTALVLNNNIYGMTGGQSSPATPEGSVTMTNPYGQLDRSFDTVELAKGAGANYVARGTVFHVNRLEKIMTEAIGRPGFSLVEAITPCHTQFGRKNKYKSSVDMYKWLKSTAMSVDRYNELPEEKRGDRLPIGVFVDRDRPGFEEVYYAMQADFLKPTVKGGK, encoded by the coding sequence ATGAGCAAAATCACCGGAAACGAAATAATTCATCAATATCTGAGGCACAACAAGAAGTTTCCTCATGTGCTGTGCGCCGGATGTGGTCACGGCATCGTGTTGGGAACTCTTATCCGTTCGATTCATTCTCTGGGGATTCCCAAGGACGATGTGGTCGTGGTGGCGGGCATAGGCTGTTCGGGGCGTCTGGCTGTATATGTGGACTTCAATACGGTCCATACCACCCACGGCCGCGCATTGACTTTTGCCACGGGCATCAAGATGGCCAATCCCAAGCTCAATGTTATCGCACTCATGGGCGACGGCGATGCTTTGTCCATAGGCGGCAATCATCTGATCCATGCGGCCCGCCGCAACATCGGGGTCACCGCCTTGGTCCTGAACAACAATATCTATGGCATGACAGGCGGTCAGAGTTCTCCGGCAACGCCCGAGGGCTCTGTCACCATGACCAACCCCTACGGTCAGCTTGATCGCAGTTTCGACACAGTTGAGCTTGCCAAGGGTGCAGGGGCCAACTATGTGGCCCGCGGCACGGTCTTCCATGTCAACAGGCTGGAGAAGATCATGACCGAGGCAATCGGTCGCCCCGGATTCAGTCTGGTGGAGGCCATAACGCCGTGTCATACCCAGTTCGGACGCAAGAACAAGTACAAGAGCTCCGTGGACATGTATAAGTGGCTGAAGTCAACGGCCATGTCTGTGGACCGTTACAATGAGCTTCCCGAGGAAAAACGCGGGGACCGTCTGCCCATCGGGGTATTTGTGGATCGGGATCGCCCCGGATTCGAGGAAGTGTACTATGCCATGCAGGCAGACTTCCTCAAGCCGACCGTAAAGGGGGGTAAGTAG
- a CDS encoding 2-oxoacid:acceptor oxidoreductase family protein produces MKAQQELDRFEIRFSGLGGQGIITLGKIMGQGLALGHGYNVTQTQSYGPEARGGSSKCDLVISSHSISYPKAENLDLLVALSQEACNAYFPYLKPGGVLVLESDLVKQPPTNQFLGLPFTSLAKDKVGIAQAMNTVVLGALSFLLPFMNQGTMRKSLESVLPPKIRTVNTKAFNLGHRMAKKEWGDDAGDVWHDGDVKILR; encoded by the coding sequence ATGAAAGCCCAACAGGAACTCGATCGTTTCGAGATACGCTTTTCCGGTCTGGGTGGTCAGGGTATCATCACCCTGGGCAAGATCATGGGGCAGGGCCTGGCATTGGGCCATGGCTACAATGTTACCCAGACACAGAGCTACGGCCCTGAGGCGCGCGGCGGCTCCAGCAAGTGCGATCTGGTCATCAGTTCCCACTCCATCAGTTACCCCAAGGCTGAGAATCTGGATCTGCTGGTGGCCCTTTCTCAGGAGGCGTGCAATGCCTATTTCCCGTATCTGAAACCGGGAGGGGTGCTGGTGCTTGAATCCGATCTGGTCAAGCAGCCGCCCACCAACCAGTTTCTCGGGTTGCCGTTCACCAGCCTTGCCAAAGACAAGGTGGGCATTGCCCAGGCCATGAATACCGTGGTTTTGGGGGCGCTCTCCTTTTTGCTTCCCTTCATGAATCAGGGGACCATGCGCAAAAGCCTGGAGTCGGTACTGCCGCCCAAGATCCGGACCGTCAATACCAAGGCTTTCAACCTCGGTCATCGGATGGCAAAAAAGGAATGGGGTGATGACGCCGGCGATGTCTGGCATGACGGCGACGTCAAAATCCTCAGATAA
- a CDS encoding FlgO family outer membrane protein, with protein MAVTLLFTQGCGNRMWEDSKDATSDTFNYVFDTAPTARAYHDLEEIPIIELNHRAADVLYSNVAKAELTNQSAIYVKRFTNQNDPGDTSIFGSVMSQQVADRLVQRGMLITEGEPGATDLLYGGGTTAADYRKTGGLAGAKKELPPRSGMLTGTYVIGDNYVYVSAKVVRLVDSAVVSANDWVLPISDNVRQMLPQLKKDEGLTPSVKTSFE; from the coding sequence ATGGCAGTCACCCTTCTGTTTACGCAGGGGTGCGGCAACCGCATGTGGGAAGACAGCAAGGATGCTACATCAGATACATTCAATTACGTGTTCGACACCGCACCAACCGCCCGCGCCTACCATGACCTCGAAGAAATACCCATCATCGAACTCAACCATCGGGCAGCCGATGTTCTCTATTCCAATGTGGCGAAAGCGGAACTGACCAATCAATCCGCCATATACGTCAAGCGTTTCACAAACCAGAACGACCCCGGCGACACATCCATATTCGGTTCCGTCATGTCCCAACAGGTGGCTGACCGTCTAGTACAGCGCGGCATGCTCATCACCGAAGGTGAACCCGGCGCAACCGACCTCCTCTACGGGGGCGGTACAACGGCTGCGGACTACCGGAAAACCGGCGGCCTTGCCGGAGCCAAAAAAGAACTACCGCCCAGATCAGGAATGCTTACAGGAACCTATGTCATCGGGGACAACTACGTCTACGTGTCCGCAAAGGTTGTCAGGCTGGTGGACTCGGCAGTGGTCTCGGCCAACGACTGGGTCCTGCCCATCAGCGACAATGTCCGCCAGATGCTCCCCCAACTCAAAAAGGATGAAGGACTGACCCCCAGCGTCAAAACCTCCTTCGAATAA
- a CDS encoding purine-nucleoside phosphorylase, whose amino-acid sequence MEYHKKIQHSAAYIHEKLGIIQDDTVAFVTGTGLGGLTAAIATPTYLPYREIDQFPVSTVKSHAGRLISGTIDGVPVLALEGRFHLYEGFTAREATHNIRVLGELGIKTLILTNAVGALNPSFETGSPMLIEDHINLTGTTPLRGENNDAWGDRFPDMCAVYDPALRRLAVDKALELGIRLERGVFMQIMGPNMETPAETRMYRAMGADAIGMSTCMEAIAAHHMGIRILGISCLTNKNLPDCMEEASLDHVIAQAEKSSAAMTKLIRAILKEI is encoded by the coding sequence ATGGAATACCATAAAAAGATACAACATTCTGCCGCATACATACATGAAAAGCTAGGCATAATTCAAGATGATACTGTCGCTTTCGTTACAGGCACCGGTCTAGGCGGTTTGACCGCAGCAATAGCAACCCCGACCTACCTCCCCTACAGGGAGATCGACCAGTTCCCCGTATCCACCGTCAAGAGCCATGCCGGGCGGCTGATCTCCGGAACCATCGACGGAGTGCCGGTGCTTGCCCTTGAAGGCCGTTTCCACCTCTACGAAGGCTTCACGGCCCGGGAAGCGACCCACAACATCCGCGTCCTGGGAGAACTCGGCATAAAGACACTCATCCTGACCAATGCGGTGGGCGCGCTGAATCCGTCATTCGAGACGGGTTCCCCCATGCTCATCGAAGACCACATCAACCTGACGGGAACCACCCCGCTTCGCGGCGAGAACAATGATGCCTGGGGAGACCGCTTCCCGGACATGTGCGCCGTGTATGATCCCGCCTTGCGCCGTCTTGCCGTGGACAAAGCCCTGGAATTGGGCATACGTCTTGAGCGCGGCGTCTTCATGCAAATCATGGGACCGAACATGGAAACCCCTGCAGAAACCCGCATGTACCGAGCCATGGGCGCAGACGCCATCGGCATGTCCACCTGCATGGAAGCCATTGCCGCCCACCATATGGGCATCCGAATCCTGGGCATCTCCTGCCTGACCAACAAGAACCTCCCGGACTGCATGGAGGAGGCCTCTCTTGATCACGTCATCGCCCAGGCCGAAAAGTCCTCGGCAGCCATGACAAAACTTATTCGTGCAATCCTAAAGGAAATCTGA
- a CDS encoding MotA/TolQ/ExbB proton channel family protein, with translation MDIVTLLGLAVGLSLIIGAIIIGGAVDVFINVPGMMIVVGGTLASIMVAFPFEEVIQAFTAAFKMFVSRKSKVRDVVNIMVKVAEISRREGLVALENVQTENMVLKKSCQLIADNADPDLIRSTLSIEINSMRRRHQVGQDVFKRLASLAPAFGMMGTLIGLVQMLSQLDDPKSIGPAMAVALLTTFYGSAMSTLIFIPMAAKLKARTLQEQLNLEVIFEGAKSILENNNPRLVYEKLSSFLAPADRETR, from the coding sequence ATGGATATCGTGACTCTACTTGGTCTTGCTGTCGGGTTGTCGCTCATAATCGGTGCGATTATCATCGGTGGAGCTGTTGATGTCTTTATCAATGTTCCCGGTATGATGATCGTTGTCGGCGGCACCCTTGCCTCCATAATGGTGGCCTTCCCTTTCGAAGAAGTTATACAGGCGTTCACAGCGGCATTCAAGATGTTCGTGAGCAGAAAGAGCAAGGTCCGCGACGTGGTCAACATCATGGTCAAGGTCGCCGAGATCAGCCGCCGGGAAGGACTCGTTGCCTTGGAAAATGTTCAGACTGAAAACATGGTCCTCAAGAAGTCCTGCCAGCTCATCGCAGATAACGCCGACCCGGACCTCATTCGTTCCACACTGTCCATCGAGATCAATTCCATGCGCCGACGTCATCAGGTGGGGCAGGATGTATTCAAGCGGCTGGCCTCCCTGGCTCCGGCCTTCGGGATGATGGGAACACTCATAGGGCTTGTCCAGATGCTTTCCCAGCTTGATGATCCCAAATCCATTGGGCCGGCTATGGCCGTAGCGCTGCTGACCACTTTTTACGGGTCGGCCATGTCCACACTCATTTTCATTCCCATGGCCGCGAAGCTCAAAGCCCGCACCCTGCAGGAGCAGTTGAACCTGGAGGTCATTTTCGAAGGAGCCAAGTCCATCCTGGAGAACAACAACCCCAGGCTTGTCTATGAAAAACTGTCATCCTTCCTGGCCCCGGCAGATAGGGAGACGCGCTGA
- a CDS encoding flagellar motor protein MotB: MSDYDDTSLNIIEEDEAEGGEWLTTFADLSMLLLVFFVLLYSMSTLDTQKFSDTFSSVTKALQGKMDKISTSKITREEAGVLIDQALMRRQIIESQRKVYAEVKTLQTKKGVEGLVSANFEDGVITIRVPGDVMFPSGQVDLTPQGVILVTALKDFFIQHKDQNIKIVGYTDNVRPSSKSRFKDNWEVSALRAVNVLRELLKMGLESTRLTATGLAYLNPLYPNTSEEYRAKNRRVEFVLEKRVSGK; this comes from the coding sequence ATGAGTGATTATGATGATACGTCATTGAATATAATTGAAGAAGACGAGGCCGAGGGCGGCGAGTGGTTGACGACATTTGCCGATCTTTCCATGCTGCTTCTTGTCTTTTTCGTGCTGCTCTATTCCATGTCCACCTTGGATACACAGAAGTTTTCCGATACCTTTTCTTCGGTTACCAAGGCATTGCAAGGGAAAATGGATAAGATCTCCACCAGCAAGATCACCCGTGAAGAGGCTGGTGTGCTCATCGACCAGGCGTTGATGCGCCGACAGATCATCGAATCCCAGCGCAAGGTCTATGCCGAGGTCAAGACCCTTCAAACCAAGAAGGGAGTGGAAGGACTGGTCAGCGCCAATTTCGAAGACGGTGTCATCACCATACGTGTACCCGGGGACGTCATGTTCCCATCCGGTCAGGTCGATCTCACGCCCCAGGGAGTGATTTTGGTGACGGCCCTCAAGGATTTTTTCATTCAACACAAGGACCAGAATATCAAGATCGTCGGGTATACCGACAATGTCCGTCCCAGTTCGAAATCAAGGTTCAAGGACAATTGGGAGGTGTCGGCCCTGCGCGCAGTCAATGTGCTGCGCGAATTGCTTAAGATGGGGCTTGAATCCACCCGGTTGACGGCTACGGGGTTGGCTTATCTCAATCCTCTCTATCCGAACACCTCGGAAGAGTATCGGGCCAAGAACCGGAGGGTTGAGTTCGTGCTTGAAAAACGGGTTTCAGGGAAGTAG
- a CDS encoding PilZ domain-containing protein, with product MDFEINIPDEDEKLRKAFRTKVPGLTVRFPALNRVLEVMDLSATGFAVLDSEKGFKEKQSLEVELLIKNKLFISGVTAIIMRVLDNGIVGMNFVDLDRNKQIKLDKLVLEVQKRLIALRKKKREQG from the coding sequence ATGGACTTTGAGATAAACATACCCGATGAAGACGAAAAGCTGCGTAAGGCCTTTCGCACCAAGGTTCCCGGTTTGACCGTCCGTTTCCCGGCACTCAATCGTGTCTTGGAGGTCATGGATTTGAGCGCCACAGGGTTTGCCGTGCTTGATTCGGAAAAGGGTTTCAAGGAAAAACAGTCCCTTGAAGTGGAACTCTTGATCAAGAACAAATTGTTCATAAGCGGCGTCACCGCCATTATCATGCGCGTACTCGATAACGGCATCGTCGGCATGAATTTCGTCGATCTTGATCGCAATAAGCAGATCAAGCTCGACAAGCTGGTTCTTGAGGTTCAGAAACGACTCATCGCTCTGCGCAAGAAGAAACGCGAGCAAGGCTGA
- a CDS encoding biotin carboxylase N-terminal domain-containing protein, which translates to MNFKNIDRHKVLIANRGEIAMRVMGACQRLDLDFVCVCTPEDRTSGHVKLARELAGKEAVYTITSYIDANELFSVADASGATAVHPGYGFFAEDFRFARRVVRRDRPMVFIGPSWWVIRDLGDKINTKRIARSLGVPTVPGSDRPVYSELEADEIASSLFEFQASQGIVDGVVMVKASAGGGGMGIEEVGDFNEFRSVFRRIRNYAKRNFGDEGVLIEQRIFDFNHLEVQVVSERKGKNHVHFGTRNCSVQSSGKQKRIEVAPGFTPDVVPYTFDAGRVLTEITEHSLAMARESGYDNVGTWEWIITPKGEPFLMEVNTRIQVENGVSAVISRVKDKPVDILTEQIRLALGAPLGYGQADIDFHGVGIEYRIVAENTANRFTPCAGRITRFDWPERDWLDVYTHVPLDCEYEIPMEFDPNLALAIIWGCDLAEAKARGLEFLDALVLEGNVCGNAEVFYTNIQYLKAKTGRLLEF; encoded by the coding sequence GTGAATTTCAAAAACATCGACCGCCATAAGGTCCTTATTGCCAACCGAGGTGAAATCGCCATGCGGGTCATGGGCGCATGTCAGCGTCTGGACCTGGATTTCGTTTGCGTCTGTACGCCAGAGGATCGGACTTCCGGCCATGTGAAGCTTGCCCGTGAACTGGCGGGAAAAGAAGCGGTCTACACAATCACCTCGTATATTGATGCCAACGAGCTGTTTTCCGTGGCCGATGCCAGTGGCGCTACGGCCGTGCATCCCGGATACGGTTTTTTCGCCGAGGATTTTCGGTTTGCCAGGCGGGTGGTGCGTCGGGATCGGCCCATGGTGTTCATAGGGCCGTCCTGGTGGGTCATCCGTGACTTGGGAGACAAGATCAATACCAAGCGTATCGCCCGTTCTCTGGGCGTCCCGACCGTGCCGGGGTCGGACAGGCCCGTGTACAGTGAGCTTGAGGCCGATGAGATTGCCTCCAGCCTGTTCGAGTTTCAGGCCAGCCAGGGCATTGTGGACGGCGTGGTCATGGTCAAAGCCTCGGCCGGCGGCGGCGGGATGGGGATCGAGGAGGTCGGGGATTTCAATGAGTTCCGGTCCGTGTTCAGGCGGATTCGCAACTATGCCAAACGGAATTTTGGCGATGAGGGTGTACTCATCGAGCAGCGCATTTTCGATTTCAACCACCTGGAAGTGCAGGTGGTTTCCGAACGGAAAGGCAAGAATCATGTCCACTTCGGCACACGGAATTGTTCGGTGCAGTCTTCGGGTAAACAAAAGCGCATCGAGGTGGCACCGGGTTTCACGCCGGACGTGGTCCCGTATACCTTTGACGCAGGTCGGGTCCTGACCGAAATTACCGAACACTCGCTGGCCATGGCTCGCGAGTCGGGTTACGACAACGTGGGCACCTGGGAGTGGATCATTACACCCAAAGGCGAGCCGTTTCTCATGGAGGTCAACACGCGAATTCAGGTTGAAAACGGGGTCTCGGCAGTTATCTCTAGGGTAAAGGACAAGCCCGTGGATATCCTCACCGAGCAGATTCGTCTGGCCCTGGGGGCACCGCTGGGCTACGGACAGGCTGATATCGATTTTCACGGGGTGGGCATCGAGTACCGCATCGTGGCCGAGAATACGGCCAATCGGTTTACGCCGTGCGCCGGACGGATTACCCGGTTCGACTGGCCCGAGAGGGACTGGCTTGATGTGTACACGCATGTGCCCCTGGACTGCGAATATGAAATTCCCATGGAGTTTGATCCGAACCTTGCCCTGGCCATCATATGGGGATGCGACCTGGCCGAGGCCAAGGCGCGCGGGCTGGAGTTCCTCGATGCGTTGGTCCTGGAGGGAAACGTATGTGGCAATGCAGAAGTGTTCTATACCAACATCCAGTATCTGAAAGCAAAAACCGGTAGACTTCTGGAGTTCTGA
- a CDS encoding acetyl-CoA carboxylase carboxyl transferase subunit alpha/beta: MDRERRIQSIKDRLNYIQDIFGNREDESIRLLSAKFGELLERHQSLPAGVKADELSRIADLFDFSERKLDTTLTPMDRVRIVRHPQRVCLKDILENVYDNYTEIGGRGEYNIDPSMLIARAVFSRRVGGKVINQMVMVIGQEKGHGEAFRNGGSVKPWGNAKALHYMKVAETENIPVHAFVFTPGAYPVEDWPGAAQQIARNLYELAALRVPVISVFSEGGSGGAEAIGLADRRIMLSHGYYSVISPEGAAAIEAGLRGGTRATPELIEKCARLLCITAEDNLRNGYVDRVLQEPPLGARPHHYDFFNELRRELIQATNEAVSEVKPMKLYRAMAVRASKTDDAESIYMRWNLSKSGLNRLVEMRQRKFRAMSRHARLDGTGIISRAVAATKGSIWATHSFLRYDLLGRQKKRLNAVFEDLGAEAHLVRHKLLMPIKRAVDKLLPGNGAGQIRGGEEVLDKLTRLSCPEDGACLGGSEWAWTSPRSQEDRTITCPNVRTQHCPDLWVPDLFGDFAGVCPSCGHHFPMEYRWYLKNVFDYYESKEFNQQLESINPLGYEKFDLKLDKAKEQTGLKSACITFETSIEEVDTVVAVLCAPFRGGSVGAAEGEKFIRAAERATRKRQPFIAYVHGTAGIRIQEGVNGVIQMPRCTIAVRRYIDAGGLYLVLYDTNSYAGPVASFLGCSPYQFAVQSSNIGFAGPGVITETTGITVAPDYHRAYHALSRGHIHGIWDRREVKKNLHQSLLTMGGRNLYYR; this comes from the coding sequence ATGGATAGAGAAAGAAGAATCCAGAGTATCAAGGACCGTTTGAATTATATTCAAGACATCTTCGGGAATCGGGAAGATGAGTCAATCCGCCTGCTTTCAGCCAAGTTCGGTGAATTGTTGGAGCGACATCAGAGCCTTCCGGCCGGCGTCAAAGCCGACGAGCTTTCCCGGATAGCGGACCTGTTCGATTTCTCCGAGCGTAAGCTCGACACCACGCTTACCCCCATGGATCGGGTGCGCATAGTGCGTCATCCCCAGCGCGTGTGTCTCAAGGATATCCTGGAGAACGTCTACGATAATTACACCGAGATCGGTGGCCGGGGCGAGTACAACATCGACCCGAGTATGCTGATAGCAAGAGCAGTGTTTTCCCGACGCGTGGGCGGCAAGGTCATCAATCAGATGGTCATGGTCATCGGACAGGAAAAAGGACACGGGGAGGCTTTCCGCAACGGAGGGTCGGTTAAGCCCTGGGGCAATGCCAAGGCCCTGCATTACATGAAAGTGGCTGAGACCGAGAATATCCCGGTTCACGCCTTTGTGTTCACTCCGGGAGCCTATCCCGTGGAGGACTGGCCCGGTGCCGCTCAGCAGATTGCGAGGAATCTCTATGAGTTGGCTGCGCTTCGCGTGCCGGTCATTTCCGTTTTTTCCGAGGGCGGTTCAGGGGGAGCCGAGGCTATCGGTCTGGCGGATCGTCGAATCATGCTCTCTCATGGCTATTATTCCGTGATTTCTCCCGAGGGTGCAGCGGCCATTGAAGCCGGTTTGCGGGGCGGAACCAGGGCCACGCCTGAGCTGATCGAAAAATGTGCCCGCCTGCTGTGCATCACGGCCGAAGACAATCTTCGCAACGGGTATGTGGATCGGGTGCTTCAGGAACCTCCGCTGGGCGCGCGACCCCATCATTATGATTTTTTCAATGAATTGCGGCGGGAATTGATCCAGGCCACCAATGAAGCGGTGAGCGAGGTCAAGCCCATGAAGCTGTATCGGGCCATGGCCGTTCGTGCCAGCAAGACCGATGACGCCGAATCCATCTATATGCGGTGGAATCTATCCAAGTCCGGTCTCAACCGGTTGGTGGAGATGCGCCAGCGCAAGTTCCGGGCAATGAGCCGTCATGCCCGTCTGGATGGTACCGGCATAATCAGCCGGGCTGTAGCGGCCACCAAGGGAAGCATCTGGGCCACCCATTCATTTTTGCGTTACGATCTGCTGGGGCGGCAAAAAAAGCGGTTGAATGCCGTGTTTGAAGATCTCGGAGCCGAGGCCCATCTGGTGCGTCACAAGCTGCTTATGCCGATCAAGCGGGCCGTGGATAAGCTTCTGCCCGGCAACGGTGCCGGACAGATAAGAGGGGGCGAGGAAGTTCTGGACAAGTTGACCCGGCTTTCCTGTCCCGAGGACGGGGCGTGCCTGGGGGGCAGCGAATGGGCCTGGACCAGTCCACGCAGTCAGGAGGACCGGACCATAACCTGTCCCAATGTACGAACTCAACACTGCCCGGACCTATGGGTGCCGGATCTGTTCGGCGACTTTGCGGGAGTATGTCCCTCTTGCGGGCATCATTTCCCCATGGAATACCGCTGGTATTTGAAAAATGTCTTTGATTACTATGAATCCAAGGAATTCAACCAGCAGCTTGAATCCATCAATCCCCTTGGCTATGAAAAATTCGATCTCAAGTTGGACAAGGCCAAGGAGCAGACTGGCCTGAAATCCGCTTGCATCACCTTTGAGACATCCATTGAAGAAGTGGACACGGTGGTGGCGGTTCTGTGCGCCCCGTTCAGGGGCGGCAGTGTCGGGGCTGCCGAGGGTGAAAAGTTCATACGGGCGGCGGAGCGGGCGACTCGCAAGCGTCAGCCGTTCATCGCATACGTTCACGGCACCGCAGGCATCCGCATTCAGGAGGGCGTCAACGGCGTTATCCAGATGCCGCGTTGCACCATTGCCGTGCGTCGGTATATTGATGCTGGCGGCCTCTACCTGGTGCTCTACGACACCAATTCCTATGCCGGTCCAGTGGCCAGTTTTCTTGGCTGTTCCCCTTATCAATTCGCGGTGCAGTCCTCCAATATCGGGTTCGCAGGGCCGGGGGTCATCACCGAGACCACGGGGATCACTGTCGCACCGGATTATCACAGGGCGTATCACGCGCTGTCCCGCGGTCATATCCATGGCATATGGGATCGACGGGAGGTCAAGAAGAACCTTCACCAATCTCTCTTGACCATGGGTGGGCGCAACCTTTACTATCGTTAA